The following coding sequences lie in one Pseudarthrobacter phenanthrenivorans Sphe3 genomic window:
- the nadE gene encoding ammonia-dependent NAD(+) synthetase, with the protein MRELQASIIKEMGVQPRIDPAGEVRKRVTFLKDYLKATHTKGFVLGISGGLDSSLAGKLAQLAVEELEAEGVEANFVAVRLPYGVQHDEEDAQAALDFIKPKTEWTFNISAAVDGFEDEFEKTVGSEISDFHKGNTKARTRMIAQYALAGEHNYLVIGTDHGAESVTGFFTKYGDGGADILPLFGLNKRQNRALLAELGAPARVWEKVPTADLLDDKPGRTDEDELGLSYDQIDDYLEGRDVPESVANLIEEKYLRTRHKRTVPVTIFDTWWKHQGPEEPRAGL; encoded by the coding sequence ATGCGCGAACTCCAGGCAAGCATCATCAAGGAAATGGGCGTACAGCCCCGGATCGATCCCGCCGGGGAGGTGCGCAAGCGCGTCACGTTCCTGAAGGACTACCTCAAGGCGACGCATACCAAGGGCTTCGTCCTGGGAATCTCCGGAGGCCTTGATTCGTCGCTCGCCGGAAAGCTGGCCCAGCTTGCGGTCGAAGAGCTGGAAGCGGAGGGCGTGGAGGCCAACTTCGTGGCCGTGCGGCTGCCCTATGGCGTCCAGCACGACGAAGAGGACGCGCAGGCCGCCCTGGACTTCATCAAGCCCAAGACGGAATGGACCTTCAACATCTCCGCCGCTGTGGACGGCTTCGAGGATGAGTTCGAGAAGACGGTGGGCAGCGAAATCTCCGACTTCCACAAGGGCAACACCAAGGCCCGCACCCGCATGATTGCCCAGTATGCCCTGGCGGGCGAGCACAACTACCTGGTAATCGGCACGGACCACGGCGCCGAGTCCGTCACGGGGTTCTTCACCAAATACGGCGACGGCGGCGCGGACATCCTGCCGCTGTTCGGGCTGAACAAGCGGCAGAACCGTGCCCTGCTTGCCGAACTGGGCGCGCCCGCCCGCGTCTGGGAAAAGGTGCCCACGGCGGACCTGCTCGATGACAAGCCCGGGCGGACCGATGAGGACGAGCTGGGCCTGAGCTATGACCAGATCGACGACTACCTTGAGGGCCGGGACGTCCCGGAATCCGTGGCCAACCTGATCGAAGAGAAGTACCTGCGCACCCGGCACAAGCGCACGGTCCCGGTCACCATCTTCGATACCTGGTGGAAGCACCAGGGCCCCGAAGAGCCGCGCGCGGGGCTGTAG
- the pyrE gene encoding orotate phosphoribosyltransferase, protein MTSPSDTAVDTAAARARLLELIKELAVVRGKVILSSGAEADYYIDLRRITLHHEASKLVGQVMLALADDAGIDFECAGGLTMGADPVGTAVMHAAADAGRAVDAFVVRKAQKSYGMGRQVEGPSVEGRKVLVLEDTSTTGGSALTAVEGVRKAGGNVVAVAVIVDRDTGAKEKIEAETGVPYLFAFGKDELGLS, encoded by the coding sequence ATGACTTCGCCCAGTGACACTGCAGTGGATACTGCAGCCGCCCGTGCCCGACTGCTGGAACTGATCAAGGAACTCGCCGTGGTCCGCGGCAAGGTGATCCTCTCCAGCGGAGCTGAGGCTGACTACTACATCGACCTCCGCCGCATCACCCTCCACCACGAGGCTTCCAAGCTGGTGGGACAGGTCATGCTGGCGCTGGCGGACGACGCCGGGATTGACTTTGAGTGCGCGGGTGGCCTGACCATGGGTGCTGACCCGGTGGGTACCGCCGTGATGCACGCGGCCGCGGATGCCGGCCGGGCGGTGGACGCGTTTGTGGTCCGGAAGGCGCAGAAGTCCTACGGCATGGGCCGCCAGGTGGAAGGGCCGTCCGTGGAGGGCCGCAAGGTGCTGGTCCTGGAGGATACGTCCACTACCGGCGGTTCCGCATTGACCGCAGTGGAGGGCGTCCGCAAGGCCGGGGGCAACGTAGTGGCCGTGGCCGTCATCGTGGACCGGGACACCGGTGCCAAGGAAAAGATCGAAGCCGAGACCGGTGTGCCGTACCTGTTTGCCTTCGGCAAGGATGAGCTGGGCCTTTCCTAG
- a CDS encoding GAF and ANTAR domain-containing protein: MTPTDQVQNLILESADFEDFLNELARFSAHQMAGDGDDALCGITLLRDRKAATIGWSSDSAREVDQIQYSLSQGPCLTAAQEEREVHVPDLVEENRWGPDYASAVASHGLRSVLSLPFHLQGDAKAALNLYSDAPHKFDERATARAREFTREISQALRLAVRFSLHSDSATNLRATLESRTIIDIAIGIVMAQNRCSQEAAVAILTEASSNTNTKLRDIAKSLVDSVGGLGTRTHFQEPGQRQADQSA; encoded by the coding sequence TTGACTCCCACCGACCAGGTCCAGAACCTCATCCTGGAAAGTGCCGACTTCGAGGACTTCCTTAACGAACTGGCCCGGTTCTCCGCCCACCAGATGGCCGGCGACGGTGACGACGCCCTCTGCGGGATCACGCTGCTTCGCGACCGGAAGGCCGCCACCATTGGCTGGAGCAGCGACTCCGCACGGGAAGTGGACCAGATCCAGTACTCGCTCTCCCAAGGGCCCTGCCTCACTGCCGCCCAGGAGGAACGCGAGGTGCACGTACCGGACCTGGTCGAGGAAAACCGGTGGGGCCCGGACTACGCGTCCGCGGTAGCTTCGCACGGGCTGCGGTCCGTTCTGTCCCTGCCCTTCCACCTGCAGGGGGACGCGAAGGCGGCGCTGAACCTTTACTCCGACGCTCCCCACAAATTCGACGAGCGTGCCACGGCAAGGGCCCGCGAGTTCACCCGGGAGATTTCGCAGGCACTGCGGCTGGCCGTCAGGTTCTCGCTCCACTCGGACAGTGCCACGAACCTGCGCGCAACGCTGGAGTCCCGCACGATCATCGACATCGCCATCGGCATCGTCATGGCGCAGAACCGGTGCAGCCAGGAGGCTGCAGTGGCTATCCTCACCGAGGCCTCCAGCAATACCAATACCAAGCTAAGGGATATTGCAAAGTCCCTCGTGGATTCGGTAGGCGGCCTGGGCACCCGCACCCACTTCCAGGAACCCGGACAGCGGCAGGCCGACCAGAGCGCATAG
- a CDS encoding alpha/beta fold hydrolase, producing the protein MPYEGEVSPQDRRGVSGARLLGEAAALKQFSRRTFLTGAGASGLLAADMLLTRHVQSQRMSDQILPVPDDFADVYYPDASWFLFPGYKTSWEEAQWILNSLRGALNKRARLAAVGYSNQGLDIDGIVIAVIEYVRAQKLTKLFFYGHSFGGMVATQVAARLLEIHGVEVEFIVLDSSPYSKHDVLDQSWFDGVVFLYERGFRFPSTLRGGYELGERVIHKDERSWRQILDQTLEQLSPIAPSSLLIQSESAYIYHFDGSRFAGKLGNAKMAYLGNPRDRTVRYQTAVEAWAVAFKANMVSSSLHTEGARPAHASPGWNPGVYRPILQELLDEHFPLPRGGSRVSVF; encoded by the coding sequence GTGCCGTATGAGGGGGAGGTAAGTCCGCAGGACCGGCGCGGGGTGTCGGGGGCCCGGCTGCTGGGGGAAGCTGCTGCCCTGAAACAGTTCTCCCGGCGGACATTCCTGACCGGAGCAGGTGCCTCCGGACTGCTGGCTGCGGACATGCTGCTGACCCGCCACGTGCAGTCCCAGCGGATGTCGGACCAGATCCTTCCGGTTCCTGACGACTTCGCCGATGTGTACTACCCCGACGCGAGCTGGTTCCTGTTTCCCGGCTACAAGACCAGCTGGGAGGAAGCCCAGTGGATCCTCAACTCCCTCCGAGGGGCGCTGAACAAACGAGCGAGGCTGGCCGCCGTCGGCTACTCCAACCAGGGGCTGGACATTGACGGCATCGTGATCGCCGTCATCGAGTATGTCCGCGCGCAAAAGCTGACCAAGCTGTTCTTCTACGGCCACAGCTTCGGCGGGATGGTGGCAACCCAGGTGGCCGCCCGACTGCTGGAGATCCATGGCGTGGAGGTGGAATTCATCGTGCTGGACTCCAGCCCCTACAGCAAGCACGACGTCCTGGACCAGAGCTGGTTCGACGGCGTCGTGTTCCTCTACGAGCGCGGCTTCCGGTTCCCCTCCACTCTCCGGGGAGGTTACGAACTGGGGGAGCGGGTGATCCACAAGGACGAGCGCAGCTGGCGGCAGATCCTTGACCAGACCCTCGAACAGCTGTCGCCGATTGCCCCGTCCAGCCTGCTGATCCAGTCCGAGTCAGCGTATATCTACCACTTTGACGGCAGCCGGTTCGCAGGCAAGCTGGGCAACGCCAAAATGGCCTACCTTGGCAATCCCCGGGACCGGACCGTCCGCTACCAGACGGCCGTTGAAGCCTGGGCCGTAGCGTTCAAGGCGAACATGGTGTCCAGCAGCCTCCACACCGAGGGCGCCCGCCCGGCACACGCCAGCCCCGGCTGGAACCCCGGTGTCTACCGGCCCATCCTGCAGGAACTGCTGGACGAGCACTTCCCGCTGCCGCGCGGCGGGTCCCGGGTCTCGGTGTTCTAG
- a CDS encoding HAD-IIA family hydrolase, with protein MAEADQVTGNPAVYRSGQEIECWLTDMDGVLVHENQPIPGAAELIQRWVDTSKRFLVLTNNSIFTPRDLAARLRSSGLEVPEENIWTSALATAQFLKDQVRSESGNRAYTIGEAGLTTALHEAGFILTDQNPDFVVLGETRTYSFEAITTAIRLILAGARFIATNPDATGPSKDGPMPATGAIAALITKATGREPYIVGKPNPMMFRSAMNQIDAHSETTAMIGDRMDTDIIAGMEAGLHTVLVLSGITHKDDIAAYPFRPNQVLNSVADLKNQI; from the coding sequence GTGGCAGAAGCAGACCAGGTAACAGGAAACCCGGCGGTTTACCGCAGCGGCCAGGAGATCGAATGCTGGCTGACGGACATGGACGGCGTGCTGGTCCATGAGAACCAGCCCATTCCCGGTGCAGCAGAACTGATCCAGCGCTGGGTGGACACCTCCAAGCGCTTCCTGGTGCTGACCAACAACTCCATCTTCACCCCAAGGGACCTTGCCGCCCGCCTGCGTTCCTCCGGACTGGAGGTCCCCGAGGAAAACATCTGGACTTCGGCCCTGGCCACCGCGCAGTTCCTCAAGGACCAGGTGCGCTCCGAGTCCGGAAACCGCGCCTACACCATCGGCGAGGCTGGACTGACGACGGCGCTGCACGAGGCAGGCTTCATCCTCACCGACCAGAATCCGGACTTCGTTGTGCTTGGCGAGACGCGCACGTATTCCTTCGAGGCAATCACCACGGCTATCCGGCTGATCCTGGCCGGGGCCCGCTTCATTGCCACCAACCCCGATGCCACAGGCCCGTCAAAGGACGGCCCCATGCCTGCCACCGGGGCCATAGCGGCCCTGATCACCAAGGCAACGGGCCGGGAACCGTACATCGTGGGCAAGCCAAACCCCATGATGTTCCGTTCCGCGATGAACCAGATCGACGCCCACTCCGAGACGACGGCCATGATCGGGGACCGGATGGACACGGACATCATTGCGGGCATGGAAGCAGGCCTGCATACGGTCCTGGTCCTCAGCGGCATTACGCACAAGGACGACATCGCCGCCTACCCGTTCCGGCCCAACCAGGTCCTGAACTCGGTGGCGGACCTGAAGAACCAGATCTAG
- a CDS encoding TrmH family RNA methyltransferase, whose protein sequence is MHEKAEVGVGPWEGELPEGDHWDPDLLADGDRRNVLDKYRYWKHEAIVAELDSRRHNFHVAIENWQHDLNIGTVVRTANAFLAKEVHIIGRRRWNRRGAMVTDRYQHVRHHPTVEDFVAWAQGEGLAIIGIDIFPDSVPLETYELPRDCVLVFGQEGPGLTPEVHAAAAATLSIEQFGSTRSINAASAAAIAMHAWIRRHVFNQHVRPAG, encoded by the coding sequence GTGCACGAAAAGGCGGAGGTCGGCGTCGGGCCCTGGGAGGGCGAGCTGCCCGAAGGGGACCACTGGGACCCCGACCTCCTGGCCGACGGCGACCGCCGCAACGTGCTGGACAAGTACCGCTACTGGAAGCACGAGGCGATTGTGGCGGAGCTGGACTCCCGCCGGCACAATTTCCACGTCGCCATCGAAAACTGGCAGCACGACCTGAACATCGGCACGGTGGTGCGCACCGCCAACGCGTTCCTCGCCAAGGAAGTGCACATCATCGGACGGCGACGGTGGAACCGGCGGGGTGCCATGGTCACCGACCGCTACCAGCACGTCCGCCACCACCCCACCGTGGAGGACTTCGTGGCCTGGGCGCAGGGGGAGGGGCTGGCGATCATCGGCATCGACATCTTCCCGGACTCGGTGCCGCTGGAAACCTACGAGCTGCCCAGGGACTGCGTGCTGGTGTTCGGCCAGGAAGGCCCCGGCCTGACCCCCGAAGTGCACGCCGCCGCCGCCGCCACCTTGTCCATCGAGCAGTTCGGCTCCACCAGGTCCATCAACGCCGCATCTGCAGCGGCCATCGCCATGCACGCCTGGATCCGCCGGCACGTTTTCAACCAGCATGTCCGCCCCGCGGGATGA
- the fbaA gene encoding class II fructose-bisphosphate aldolase, with product MPIATPEIYSEMIDRAKAGGFAFPAVNVTSSQTLNAALRGFAEAESDGIVQVSTGGAAYWSGASTKDMVAGSLGFAAFAREVAKNYNVNIALHTDHCPKDKLDGFVLPLLAASEAEVKAGRNPLFNSHMWDGSAETLQENLRIARELLERTAAAKMILEVEIGTVGGEEDGVENEINEKLYTTVEDALATIEALGAGENGRYITALTFGNVHGVYKPGGVKLRPEILKDIQAQVGAKIGKDNPFDLVFHGGSGSSDQEIADAVSYGTIKMNIDTDTQYAYTRPVADHMFKNYDGVLKVDGEVGNKKTYDPRVWGASAEAGLAARVVEATKQLGSAGKTF from the coding sequence ATGCCCATTGCAACCCCAGAGATCTACTCCGAGATGATCGACCGCGCAAAGGCGGGCGGCTTCGCATTCCCGGCCGTGAACGTGACGTCCTCGCAGACGCTGAACGCCGCACTGCGCGGCTTCGCGGAAGCTGAGTCGGACGGCATCGTCCAGGTCTCCACCGGCGGTGCGGCCTACTGGTCCGGCGCCTCCACGAAGGACATGGTTGCCGGTTCGCTGGGCTTCGCGGCGTTCGCCCGCGAGGTAGCGAAGAACTACAACGTCAACATCGCCCTGCACACGGACCACTGCCCCAAGGACAAGCTGGACGGTTTCGTCCTGCCCCTGCTGGCTGCTTCCGAAGCTGAGGTCAAGGCAGGCCGCAACCCGCTTTTCAACTCCCACATGTGGGACGGCTCCGCCGAAACCCTGCAGGAAAACCTCCGCATTGCCCGTGAGCTGCTGGAGCGCACCGCTGCCGCCAAGATGATCCTCGAGGTCGAAATCGGCACCGTGGGCGGCGAAGAAGACGGCGTTGAGAACGAGATCAACGAAAAGCTGTACACCACGGTTGAGGACGCCCTCGCCACCATCGAGGCACTGGGCGCCGGCGAGAACGGCCGCTACATCACGGCGCTGACTTTCGGCAACGTCCACGGCGTCTACAAGCCCGGCGGCGTGAAGCTGCGCCCGGAGATCCTCAAGGACATCCAGGCCCAGGTTGGCGCCAAGATCGGCAAGGACAACCCCTTCGACCTCGTGTTCCACGGCGGCTCCGGCTCCTCCGACCAGGAAATCGCCGATGCCGTGTCCTACGGAACCATCAAGATGAACATCGACACCGACACCCAGTACGCCTACACTCGGCCGGTGGCCGACCACATGTTCAAGAACTACGACGGTGTCCTGAAGGTGGACGGCGAAGTGGGCAACAAGAAGACCTACGATCCCCGCGTCTGGGGTGCCTCGGCTGAAGCCGGCCTGGCAGCCCGCGTGGTGGAGGCCACCAAGCAGCTCGGTTCGGCCGGGAAGACCTTCTAG
- a CDS encoding DUF3151 domain-containing protein, which yields MSDEFRRNLMGPEPTLLPAETEVYQQLDAGQEALDLVAKHPTSSLLWAVLAEEAWAEGRTIDSYAYSRVGYHRGLDSLRRNGWRGVGPIPWEHEPNRGFLRALYSLGRASAAIGEAEEPERIEKFLNDSDPTAKAAIEGS from the coding sequence ATGTCAGACGAGTTCCGCAGGAACCTGATGGGCCCCGAGCCCACGCTCCTGCCTGCCGAGACCGAGGTCTACCAGCAGCTCGACGCGGGGCAGGAGGCCCTGGACCTCGTGGCCAAGCACCCCACGTCCTCGCTGTTGTGGGCCGTCCTGGCTGAAGAGGCATGGGCTGAAGGGCGCACGATCGATTCCTACGCCTACTCGCGCGTGGGCTACCACCGCGGGCTGGACTCGTTGCGCCGCAACGGCTGGCGCGGGGTGGGCCCCATCCCTTGGGAGCACGAGCCCAATCGTGGCTTCCTGCGCGCCCTGTACTCGCTTGGCCGGGCGTCAGCCGCGATCGGCGAGGCGGAGGAGCCGGAGCGGATCGAGAAGTTCCTGAACGACTCCGACCCCACCGCGAAGGCAGCCATCGAGGGCTCCTAG
- a CDS encoding uracil-DNA glycosylase family protein, whose translation MTALAPESFHEQLLSRRYEPNVAAVNELCDSLQDAKPGTVVPYVDPMHDVEECRIISLYSNIGEADKSGFITPGDHDAATRMLGIQWKLGLRPEFVMPWNVHPWHVPGEANGKFTPDQIQSGLKPLLKFLALVPRASVIVAHGTEANRLANLLLKTEVPLLWRRGLKTYKVRSLSGRAFAGSPARQEEYLEAMRVAYADAMARTGLQKAS comes from the coding sequence ATGACAGCCCTGGCACCCGAATCTTTCCATGAGCAACTCCTGAGCCGCCGCTACGAACCCAACGTTGCCGCCGTCAATGAACTGTGCGATTCCCTGCAGGATGCAAAGCCCGGCACTGTGGTGCCGTACGTGGACCCCATGCACGACGTGGAGGAATGCCGCATCATCAGCCTCTACTCCAACATTGGCGAGGCGGACAAGTCAGGTTTCATCACCCCCGGCGACCACGACGCCGCCACCCGCATGCTCGGTATCCAGTGGAAGCTGGGCCTGCGCCCGGAGTTCGTCATGCCGTGGAACGTCCACCCGTGGCACGTGCCCGGCGAGGCCAACGGCAAGTTCACCCCGGACCAGATCCAGTCCGGCCTCAAGCCGCTGCTCAAGTTCCTGGCGCTGGTCCCGAGGGCCTCGGTGATCGTGGCCCACGGGACCGAAGCCAACCGGCTGGCCAACCTGCTGCTCAAGACCGAAGTCCCGCTGCTCTGGCGGCGCGGCCTGAAGACCTACAAAGTGCGTTCCCTGAGCGGCCGCGCCTTCGCCGGCTCCCCCGCCCGCCAGGAGGAATACCTTGAGGCCATGCGCGTGGCCTACGCCGACGCGATGGCCCGCACGGGGCTGCAGAAAGCCAGCTGA
- a CDS encoding M14 family zinc carboxypeptidase: MRKTLATFRTLAVTGALALAVVAAPAPAMAVGEGPNYDGNGQITTSKLATYDQMVSFLKDQDARQSAMELEVIGQTVKGRDIHLVKYISDPAKPTILYLTQQHGNEQLTTEGALEFVKHLGTGKSADILDGVNILIVPMLNADGAMGDVNFSLEDYIAKGDRNMTRYNANEVDLNRDHVAKIQPETQALHDNVMRKYNIDYMIDLHHQGTRSQRDGELVSGSILYPTTPNADPAVVEKSKQLGAVVFENVDSTGWGHLGKYVGGSAETISRNGIAVEYGISTLLFEMRGMSDHYLDGYALGLRSNGYLIKQTVTTLTATAAAIADGSIADADTSFWDSLATQTSRPGEEADDE, from the coding sequence GTGAGAAAAACCCTGGCAACCTTCAGGACCCTGGCCGTAACCGGAGCCCTGGCCCTGGCAGTCGTGGCCGCGCCGGCACCCGCGATGGCCGTCGGCGAAGGCCCCAACTACGACGGCAACGGCCAGATCACCACATCGAAGCTTGCCACCTATGACCAGATGGTCTCGTTCCTCAAGGACCAGGACGCACGCCAGTCCGCCATGGAGCTCGAGGTCATCGGCCAGACCGTGAAAGGCCGGGACATCCACCTGGTCAAGTACATCTCGGACCCTGCCAAGCCCACCATCCTGTACCTGACGCAGCAGCACGGCAACGAGCAGCTCACCACGGAAGGCGCCCTGGAATTCGTCAAGCACCTCGGCACCGGAAAGTCAGCGGATATCCTCGACGGCGTGAACATCCTCATCGTGCCCATGCTCAACGCGGACGGCGCCATGGGGGACGTGAACTTCTCCCTGGAGGACTACATCGCCAAGGGCGACCGCAACATGACCCGCTACAACGCGAATGAAGTGGACCTCAACCGCGACCACGTGGCCAAGATCCAGCCCGAAACCCAGGCCCTGCACGACAACGTGATGCGCAAGTACAACATCGACTACATGATCGACCTGCACCACCAGGGCACGCGCAGCCAGCGGGACGGGGAACTCGTCTCCGGCTCCATCCTGTACCCCACCACGCCCAACGCTGATCCCGCCGTCGTGGAGAAGTCCAAGCAGTTGGGCGCCGTGGTGTTCGAGAACGTCGACTCCACCGGCTGGGGCCACCTGGGCAAGTACGTGGGCGGCAGCGCTGAAACCATCAGCCGCAACGGCATCGCCGTGGAGTACGGCATCTCAACCCTGCTGTTTGAAATGCGCGGCATGTCGGACCACTACCTGGACGGCTACGCCCTTGGCCTTCGGAGCAACGGGTACCTGATCAAGCAGACGGTCACCACGCTGACCGCCACGGCAGCGGCCATTGCTGACGGATCCATTGCCGACGCCGACACTTCCTTCTGGGACAGCCTCGCCACCCAGACCTCCCGCCCGGGCGAGGAAGCCGACGACGAGTAG
- a CDS encoding adenylosuccinate synthase: MPAIVIVGAQWGDEGKGKATDLLGGRVDYVVKPNGGNNAGHTVVVGGEKYELKLLPAGILSPNAVPIIGNGCVVNLEALFQEIDGLQARGADTSKLRVSANAHLVAPYHQVLDKVTERFLGSRAIGTTGRGIGPAYMDKVARLGIRVQDVFDESILRQKVEGSLRQKNELLVKVYNRRSVLVEEIVEYFLSFAERLRPLVIDSTLVLNSALDEGKVVLMEGGQATFLDVDHGTYPFVTSSNPTAGGASVGSGIGPTRISRSIGIIKAYTTRVGAGPFPTELFDEMGVYLQKTGGEFGVNTGRPRRCGWYDAVLARHASRVNGFTDYFVTKLDVLTGIEQIPVCVAYDVDGVRHDEMPMTQTEFHHAKPIFEYFEGWTEDITGARTLADLPENARNYVLALEKLSGTRFSAIGVGPDRDQTIVVNDLIND; encoded by the coding sequence ATGCCAGCAATTGTGATCGTAGGAGCCCAGTGGGGCGACGAAGGTAAGGGCAAGGCCACCGACCTGCTGGGCGGCCGTGTTGACTACGTCGTCAAGCCGAACGGCGGCAACAACGCCGGGCACACCGTCGTCGTAGGCGGTGAAAAGTACGAACTCAAGCTGCTGCCGGCAGGCATTCTCAGCCCCAACGCAGTCCCCATCATTGGCAACGGCTGCGTGGTGAACCTCGAGGCCCTCTTCCAGGAAATCGACGGACTGCAGGCCCGCGGCGCCGACACCTCAAAACTCCGCGTCTCCGCCAACGCACACCTGGTGGCCCCGTACCACCAGGTGCTGGACAAGGTCACCGAACGTTTCCTCGGCAGCCGCGCCATCGGCACCACCGGCCGCGGCATTGGCCCCGCGTACATGGACAAGGTGGCCCGCCTGGGCATCCGCGTGCAGGACGTCTTCGACGAATCCATCCTCCGCCAGAAGGTGGAAGGGTCGCTGCGCCAGAAGAACGAACTGCTGGTCAAGGTGTACAACCGCCGCAGCGTCCTGGTCGAGGAGATTGTGGAGTACTTCCTCTCCTTCGCGGAGCGGCTCCGCCCCCTGGTCATCGACAGCACGCTGGTCCTGAACTCGGCCCTTGACGAGGGCAAAGTCGTCCTGATGGAAGGCGGCCAGGCCACGTTCCTGGACGTGGACCACGGCACCTACCCCTTCGTGACCTCCTCCAACCCCACTGCCGGCGGCGCTTCGGTTGGCTCCGGCATCGGGCCCACCCGGATCTCCCGCTCCATCGGCATCATCAAGGCCTACACCACCCGCGTTGGTGCCGGGCCGTTCCCCACCGAACTCTTTGACGAGATGGGCGTGTACCTGCAGAAGACCGGCGGCGAATTCGGCGTCAACACGGGACGCCCGCGCCGCTGCGGCTGGTACGACGCCGTCCTGGCCCGCCACGCCTCCCGCGTGAACGGCTTCACGGACTACTTCGTCACCAAGCTGGACGTGCTCACCGGCATCGAGCAGATTCCCGTCTGCGTGGCCTACGACGTTGACGGTGTGCGGCACGACGAAATGCCCATGACGCAGACCGAGTTCCACCACGCCAAGCCCATCTTCGAGTACTTCGAGGGCTGGACCGAGGACATCACAGGCGCCCGCACCCTCGCTGACCTGCCGGAAAATGCGCGCAACTACGTCCTGGCCCTTGAAAAGCTGTCCGGGACGCGCTTCTCCGCCATTGGCGTGGGCCCCGACCGGGACCAGACCATCGTGGTGAACGACCTCATCAACGACTGA
- a CDS encoding YegP family protein — protein MAGQFEAFVDSDSYFRFRLLGPDGTEVAVSGPYPDKASLAAGIAAVRECAGTGLVTDLCPAETVIRQVPEPASAPALVASEARRDCGEQPAGGPPSSLPRGPGGTESGPDGPQLLPADAGRKKFSNFLPVRVTPGVPAAITPM, from the coding sequence ATGGCCGGACAGTTTGAGGCATTTGTTGACTCTGATTCCTATTTCCGGTTCCGGCTTCTTGGCCCTGATGGCACCGAGGTGGCTGTTTCCGGCCCGTACCCGGACAAGGCTTCGCTCGCCGCCGGCATCGCTGCCGTCCGCGAATGCGCGGGCACCGGACTGGTTACAGATCTTTGCCCGGCCGAAACTGTCATCCGGCAGGTCCCGGAGCCTGCATCCGCCCCGGCACTGGTCGCGTCCGAAGCCCGGAGGGACTGCGGGGAGCAGCCGGCAGGCGGACCACCTTCGTCCTTGCCAAGGGGCCCCGGCGGCACGGAATCCGGCCCCGATGGGCCACAGCTGCTGCCCGCTGATGCCGGTCGAAAAAAGTTTTCAAACTTTTTGCCCGTCCGCGTAACCCCTGGCGTACCTGCAGCGATTACCCCTATGTAG
- a CDS encoding RNA polymerase sigma factor — translation MTDALADEALRDQPAGAAHFSVVYRTYAAQVLGYLAARGVEDPEAAMQEVFLSVLPRLDSVQGGAAGLRTFIFSVAHARIVDDYRRQSRTPAKVPFEPDLDQREDSSAEKEALERISPQEVLGLLDALPQEQREVLGLRLVAGLTVEQAAEAMGKSEGAVKQLQRRALLKLREIAEVKEYLTP, via the coding sequence GTGACCGATGCACTGGCAGATGAGGCCCTGCGGGACCAGCCCGCTGGTGCAGCTCACTTCAGCGTTGTCTACCGGACATATGCAGCACAGGTCCTGGGCTACCTCGCAGCCCGGGGAGTCGAGGATCCGGAGGCAGCCATGCAGGAAGTGTTCCTTTCGGTCCTGCCACGGCTTGATTCCGTGCAGGGGGGAGCCGCAGGACTCCGGACTTTTATTTTTTCGGTGGCGCACGCGCGGATAGTGGACGACTACCGGCGTCAAAGCCGCACCCCCGCCAAAGTTCCGTTCGAGCCGGACCTGGACCAGCGGGAAGACTCCTCCGCCGAGAAGGAAGCCCTGGAGCGGATTTCTCCCCAGGAGGTCCTGGGCCTGCTGGACGCCTTGCCCCAGGAACAGCGCGAGGTGCTGGGACTCCGCCTCGTGGCCGGACTGACGGTGGAACAGGCCGCGGAGGCCATGGGCAAGAGCGAGGGTGCAGTGAAGCAGCTCCAGCGCCGGGCGCTCCTCAAGCTCCGGGAAATTGCGGAAGTGAAGGAATACCTGACGCCATGA